In Bacillus sp. Cs-700, one genomic interval encodes:
- a CDS encoding glycosyltransferase, translated as MKVLFVYYLPSGGVETLNRQRCKALKEAGIFCELLYMQQGTGYNNICDIPVYVTNDNQEIKLLLEKQNYSAIMVCSDHLFLKRIRELGYSGPLIYEIQGLGTEKAARNWMVSAQPFIQTYANAVFYPRTSHLEQLCQTFIPNVKPYSFHNCFDTDHFHYVTSTFHAKNPIIGWVGRLEPNKNWYGFLQLINNIMKKNPNINVWMFQDATLASESEKTKFQQFIKQHHLEEIVTVHSNIPHQEMAVYYSIIADSGGFLCATSQIEGFGYAVVEAMSCQCPVVSTDSDGIRSFLTHNETGKIINIDDLDEATSECLEVFNNAEMKNQLVKQANEKIKSTLDPKKYNENFTKMLKQISLKS; from the coding sequence TGAAGGTTTTATTTGTTTATTACTTGCCAAGCGGTGGAGTTGAAACATTAAACCGGCAAAGATGCAAGGCATTAAAAGAAGCAGGGATTTTTTGCGAACTTCTATACATGCAACAAGGTACCGGTTATAACAATATCTGTGATATACCTGTATATGTTACAAATGATAATCAAGAAATAAAGCTTCTATTGGAAAAACAAAATTATTCAGCAATAATGGTATGTTCGGATCATCTGTTTTTAAAACGAATTCGTGAACTAGGCTACTCAGGACCTCTAATATATGAAATTCAGGGTCTTGGAACAGAGAAAGCAGCTAGAAACTGGATGGTCAGCGCGCAACCATTTATTCAAACTTACGCTAATGCTGTTTTTTATCCTCGGACCTCGCATCTGGAACAGTTATGTCAAACCTTTATTCCAAATGTAAAGCCTTACTCTTTTCACAATTGTTTTGATACAGACCATTTTCATTATGTAACATCTACATTTCATGCAAAGAACCCTATTATTGGATGGGTAGGAAGATTAGAACCCAATAAAAATTGGTATGGATTTCTTCAACTGATAAATAATATCATGAAAAAAAATCCCAATATAAACGTTTGGATGTTTCAAGACGCTACGCTAGCTTCTGAAAGCGAAAAAACAAAGTTCCAACAATTTATTAAGCAGCATCATCTGGAAGAAATTGTAACTGTACACTCTAATATCCCACATCAAGAAATGGCGGTTTATTATTCTATTATTGCTGACTCAGGAGGATTCCTATGTGCTACATCACAGATAGAGGGGTTTGGTTATGCAGTTGTCGAAGCAATGAGTTGCCAATGTCCTGTAGTAAGTACTGATTCTGATGGAATAAGAAGTTTTCTTACTCATAACGAGACAGGTAAAATAATAAACATTGACGATTTAGATGAAGCTACGTCTGAATGCCTAGAAGTATTTAATAATGCTGAAATGAAAAATCAACTAGTTAAACAGGCAAATGAAAAAATTAAAAGCACGCTTGATCCCAAAAAATATAATGAAAACTTTACTAAAATGCTAAAACAAATCTCACTAAAATCTTAA